A single Xylanimonas cellulosilytica DSM 15894 DNA region contains:
- a CDS encoding SRPBCC family protein produces MSMITNDPSVVDSDAFTVRRTITIAAPPEKVWAAVTQAEHIARWFPQAAVLDELAVGAGGTFTFNGYGAFPVRIEELDPPHVVAYRWGNDNTHAVPIHPDRSTVFRFTLEPVDGGTRLTVVESGFETLTDPGASMESNRGGWDAELDELVAYLEGGS; encoded by the coding sequence ATGAGCATGATCACGAACGACCCCTCGGTCGTCGACAGCGACGCGTTCACCGTGCGGCGCACCATCACGATCGCCGCGCCGCCCGAGAAGGTGTGGGCCGCGGTCACGCAGGCCGAGCACATCGCGCGGTGGTTCCCGCAGGCCGCCGTCCTCGACGAGCTCGCCGTCGGCGCCGGCGGTACCTTCACCTTCAACGGCTACGGCGCCTTCCCGGTGCGGATCGAGGAGCTCGACCCGCCGCACGTCGTCGCCTACCGCTGGGGCAACGACAACACGCACGCCGTGCCCATCCACCCCGACCGCTCGACGGTGTTCCGGTTCACGCTCGAGCCCGTCGACGGCGGTACCCGGCTGACCGTCGTCGAGTCCGGCTTCGAGACGCTCACCGACCCCGGCGCCAGCATGGAGAGCAACCGCGGGGGTTGGGATGCCGAGCTCGACGAGCTCGTCGCGTACCTCGAAGGCGGGTCATGA
- a CDS encoding rhodanese-like domain-containing protein, with translation MLQPQSCTHPRECNCPVAHEWATPNADELGQRTELLTTAITFGADVADLFHLDLAYSPTYATTKDPVHYTGMALDGAIHGHAPLITPAELETRRKTGEKIQVVNVRSAKDRAKSFVADSVHLPLDQLRERSGELDPTLVTVTYCNKGVTGNAGQNVLRNLDFERVYNLSGGNQNWQAWTSA, from the coding sequence ATGCTGCAACCCCAGAGTTGCACACATCCTCGGGAGTGCAACTGTCCGGTTGCACACGAATGGGCAACACCGAACGCCGACGAGCTCGGCCAGCGCACGGAGCTCCTCACCACCGCCATCACCTTCGGCGCCGACGTCGCCGACCTGTTCCACCTCGACCTGGCCTACTCCCCCACCTACGCCACCACCAAGGACCCGGTGCACTACACCGGCATGGCGCTCGACGGCGCGATCCACGGGCACGCCCCGCTCATCACCCCCGCCGAGCTCGAGACCCGCCGCAAGACCGGGGAGAAGATCCAGGTCGTCAACGTCCGCTCCGCCAAGGACCGCGCGAAATCCTTCGTCGCGGACTCGGTCCACCTCCCGCTCGACCAGCTCCGCGAACGCTCCGGCGAGCTCGACCCGACCCTCGTCACCGTGACGTACTGCAACAAGGGCGTCACCGGGAACGCCGGCCAGAACGTGCTGCGCAACCTCGACTTCGAGCGCGTCTACAACCTGTCCGGCGGCAACCAGAACTGGCAGGCCTGGACCTCCGCCTGA
- a CDS encoding patatin-like phospholipase family protein: MNATNERALVLGGGGSTGNAWLIGVVAGLFEAGLDVTDADLVVGTSAGSTAAAQITGASLSDLLADILSAEHQRRTSAVPPGASRATAASVVEHLARMDALIAASTGPQDARRRMAAATMELDAASPAATHARWRDTVAARLPSQQWPERDVLITAVDARSGDPVVLDRHSGVGLADAVAASCASGRPHAVGDERYIDGGFRRNENADLAAGYARVLVLSPFGGRSRHPLEWGTHLAAQVEELRAAGSRVETIVPGGESEHLFGANAMNVVLRPDAARAGHEQGKTLAARLSAFWR, from the coding sequence ATGAACGCAACGAACGAGCGAGCACTCGTGCTCGGCGGTGGCGGCTCCACCGGCAACGCCTGGCTGATCGGCGTCGTCGCCGGTCTCTTCGAGGCCGGGTTGGACGTGACCGACGCCGACCTGGTGGTCGGCACCTCGGCCGGCTCCACGGCCGCGGCACAGATCACCGGCGCCAGCCTGTCCGACCTTCTCGCCGACATCCTCTCGGCCGAGCACCAGCGACGCACCAGCGCAGTCCCACCGGGTGCCTCACGGGCCACGGCCGCCTCCGTCGTCGAGCACCTCGCGCGGATGGACGCGCTGATCGCCGCCTCCACGGGCCCGCAGGACGCACGCCGCAGGATGGCCGCCGCGACGATGGAGCTCGACGCCGCGTCGCCCGCCGCGACCCACGCCCGGTGGCGTGACACCGTCGCCGCCCGGCTGCCCAGCCAGCAGTGGCCCGAGCGAGACGTGCTGATCACCGCCGTCGACGCCCGCAGCGGCGACCCGGTGGTGCTGGACCGGCACAGCGGCGTCGGCCTGGCCGACGCCGTCGCCGCCAGCTGCGCGAGCGGCCGTCCCCACGCCGTCGGGGACGAGCGCTACATCGACGGCGGCTTCCGCCGCAACGAGAACGCCGACCTCGCGGCCGGGTACGCCCGGGTGCTGGTGCTCTCGCCGTTCGGCGGCAGGTCGCGGCACCCGCTCGAGTGGGGCACCCACCTCGCGGCGCAGGTCGAGGAGCTGCGCGCCGCCGGCAGCCGCGTCGAGACGATCGTCCCGGGCGGCGAGTCGGAGCATCTGTTCGGCGCCAACGCGATGAACGTCGTGCTGCGCCCGGACGCGGCGCGGGCCGGGCACGAGCAGGGCAAGACGCTCGCCGCCCGACTCTCCGCGTTCTGGCGCTGA
- a CDS encoding aminoglycoside phosphotransferase family protein codes for MNEVQVVVAHDERATLRVGDVFLKVDADQSRIDVELAAMALAPVPTPDVLWRNPPVLALAAVRGTALGRLGEPSPVSSSAWAAAGAAVRLLHDAPLPSWPGRSLTEDAVGRLDAECDWLMRNNVLPADLVKRNRRIAQRAFRSWAPVFAHGDLQLTHVFVEGDVVTGIIDWSEAGKGDPLYDLAVLTLGHEEHLDDVVAGYGADIDLDVVRAWWSWRSLCAARWLTEHGFDPAAPGAEFDVLRSAK; via the coding sequence ATGAACGAGGTCCAGGTCGTGGTCGCGCACGACGAGCGCGCGACCCTCCGCGTCGGTGACGTGTTCCTGAAGGTCGACGCCGACCAGTCGCGCATCGACGTCGAGCTCGCGGCCATGGCCCTGGCGCCCGTCCCGACGCCCGACGTCCTGTGGCGCAACCCGCCCGTCCTCGCGCTCGCGGCGGTCCGAGGGACGGCGCTCGGCCGGCTCGGAGAGCCCTCGCCCGTGTCGTCGTCGGCGTGGGCCGCCGCGGGCGCGGCAGTCAGGCTGCTCCACGACGCACCGCTGCCGTCGTGGCCCGGGCGGAGCCTCACGGAGGACGCCGTCGGGCGGCTCGACGCCGAGTGCGACTGGCTCATGCGGAACAACGTCCTCCCCGCCGACCTCGTGAAGCGGAACCGGCGGATCGCCCAGCGCGCGTTTCGGTCCTGGGCTCCGGTGTTCGCGCACGGCGACCTGCAGCTCACGCACGTGTTCGTCGAGGGCGACGTCGTCACGGGCATCATCGACTGGTCCGAAGCAGGCAAGGGCGACCCCCTGTACGACCTCGCGGTGCTCACGCTCGGGCACGAGGAGCACCTGGACGACGTCGTCGCGGGCTACGGCGCCGACATCGACCTCGACGTCGTGCGCGCCTGGTGGTCGTGGCGAAGCCTGTGCGCGGCGCGCTGGCTGACCGAGCACGGCTTCGACCCTGCCGCACCGGGAGCAGAGTTCGACGTGCTGAGGTCGGCGAAGTGA
- a CDS encoding VanZ family protein: protein MTGSAARSSPSTCSRSSRSACWSTSPQDDTASGELLLPIVGPSLAFEVVQYAFGIGATDITDLLTNTAGGLIGLGISFFISVAPNSELGPFIDRAEARHGQVSGMRELLGGLREAASGSTPDRQFLGWVTGRHGVLDALGVPRQSA, encoded by the coding sequence TTGACGGGCTCGGCCGCCCGGAGCTCGCCATCAACGTGCTCACGTTCATCCCGCTCGGCGTGCTGGTCTACCTCGCCGCAGGACGACACAGCCTCGGGAGAACTGCTCCTGCCCATCGTCGGCCCGAGCCTGGCGTTCGAGGTGGTCCAGTACGCCTTCGGCATCGGTGCCACAGACATCACCGATCTCCTCACCAACACCGCAGGGGGCCTGATCGGTCTGGGCATCTCCTTCTTCATCAGCGTCGCACCGAACTCCGAGCTCGGTCCGTTCATCGACCGCGCCGAAGCCCGGCACGGCCAGGTGAGCGGGATGCGAGAACTGCTCGGCGGACTCCGCGAGGCAGCGAGCGGAAGCACGCCAGACCGCCAGTTCCTGGGATGGGTGACTGGCCGCCATGGGGTCCTGGACGCTCTCGGGGTTCCGCGCCAGAGCGCATGA
- a CDS encoding aminotransferase class IV codes for MDTVVWVNGRLVGEDESTLSALDHGITVGDGAFETCTVVGGNVFALTRHLARLRRSLTGLGLDLSDDDEARCVAGLRDVIAATGPIDGRLRITVTSGIGPLGSGRTTSPFTVVVAAQASVMTPEGRAARSPWTRNERSAVVGLKTTSYAENVVALADAVARGGDEALLANTRGELCEGTGSNVFVEIDGELLTPPLDSGCLAGITRELLLEWGREAGLPVREAVLPFSVLDRVTVGEAHLVVTSSGRNVQPVTWLDGVAVAAGPVSLAARELFDRLHRERNDP; via the coding sequence ATGGACACGGTGGTATGGGTCAACGGTCGACTGGTCGGCGAGGACGAGAGCACCCTCAGCGCGCTCGACCACGGCATCACCGTCGGCGACGGCGCGTTCGAGACGTGCACCGTGGTCGGCGGGAACGTGTTCGCCCTCACCCGGCACCTCGCCCGCCTGCGGCGCTCGCTCACCGGGCTCGGCCTCGACCTGTCCGACGACGACGAGGCGCGCTGCGTGGCCGGACTGCGCGACGTGATCGCCGCCACCGGGCCGATCGACGGGCGGCTGCGCATCACCGTCACCTCCGGCATCGGACCGCTCGGGTCCGGGCGCACCACCTCGCCGTTCACCGTCGTCGTCGCCGCCCAAGCCTCCGTCATGACACCCGAAGGACGCGCCGCGCGGTCGCCCTGGACCCGCAACGAACGCTCCGCCGTCGTCGGGCTCAAGACCACCTCCTACGCCGAGAACGTCGTGGCGCTCGCGGACGCCGTCGCGCGCGGCGGCGACGAGGCCCTGCTCGCGAACACACGCGGGGAGCTGTGCGAAGGGACCGGATCGAACGTGTTCGTCGAGATCGACGGGGAGCTGCTCACCCCGCCGCTCGATTCCGGGTGCCTCGCCGGGATCACACGCGAGCTGCTGCTCGAATGGGGTCGCGAGGCAGGGCTGCCGGTCCGGGAGGCCGTGCTGCCGTTCTCGGTGCTCGACCGGGTGACCGTCGGGGAGGCGCACCTCGTGGTGACGTCGTCGGGGCGCAACGTGCAGCCCGTGACCTGGCTCGACGGGGTCGCGGTCGCTGCTGGGCCCGTGTCCTTGGCAGCGCGGGAGCTGTTCGACCGGCTGCACCGGGAGCGGAACGACCCCTGA
- a CDS encoding dihydrofolate reductase family protein, whose translation MSTVTCDLAITLDGYAAGPAQTLERPFGEIDTNTLHAWHLEHRARHQAEHDAIVGADAYVMGRNMFAPRGDGPWPDDWIGWWGTEPPYRAPVYVLTHHPHAPITLDGGTTFHFVTDGPTLALALARETAGSDGRVAVAGGVTTVNQYLAAGEIDELRLHVVPFTAALGSGPRLFDGVGPIDWHATTGRWTPDVTHLVYRRGAAPAD comes from the coding sequence ATGAGCACCGTCACCTGCGACCTCGCCATCACCCTGGACGGCTACGCCGCCGGGCCCGCCCAGACGCTCGAGCGGCCCTTCGGCGAGATCGACACGAACACCCTGCACGCCTGGCACCTCGAGCACCGGGCCCGGCACCAGGCGGAACACGACGCCATCGTCGGCGCCGACGCCTACGTCATGGGCCGCAACATGTTCGCGCCCCGCGGCGACGGCCCGTGGCCCGACGACTGGATCGGCTGGTGGGGCACCGAACCGCCCTACCGGGCGCCCGTCTACGTGCTCACCCATCACCCCCATGCCCCCATCACGCTCGACGGCGGGACCACGTTCCACTTCGTCACCGACGGACCCACCCTCGCGCTCGCCCTCGCCCGCGAGACAGCCGGCAGCGACGGACGCGTCGCCGTCGCCGGGGGAGTCACCACCGTCAACCAGTACCTCGCCGCCGGCGAGATCGACGAGCTGCGACTCCACGTCGTCCCCTTCACCGCCGCACTCGGCAGCGGGCCACGCCTGTTCGACGGCGTCGGACCGATCGACTGGCACGCCACCACAGGACGATGGACGCCCGACGTGACCCACCTGGTGTACCGACGCGGAGCCGCTCCGGCAGACTGA
- a CDS encoding chorismate-binding protein — protein sequence MPSSPSWARFAGRLATGVVECVDLARDPQRLRTGLWFVVVDFEADLGGGTTGRPGRARAWRFAQVRDVTPDDDAPRADAVGPGWRGPPSDAWTSSMGRAEYEAAVARVREHVRDGDVYQANVCRVLSAPLPAGVAGAGSPEPDAAALARVLGAGNPAPYAAAIHVPAGGDVEPVWVVSASPELYLRLQDGTVESGPIKGTARTPDGLSDKDYAENVMITDLVRNDLQHVCRPGTVEVTDLCAVEAHPGLVHLVSRVRGVLSAPDAPDLWAHLLAGTFPPGSVSGAPKSSALRIIRALEPVPRGPYCGAVGWVDGDAGTAELAVGIRTFWWEHGMLRFGTGAGITWGSDPAAEWHETELKAARLVGLASGPGTARVRSDDSTSPSSSDRT from the coding sequence GTGCCCTCATCCCCGTCCTGGGCCCGGTTCGCGGGCAGGCTCGCCACCGGCGTCGTCGAGTGCGTCGACCTCGCGCGCGACCCGCAGCGGCTGCGCACCGGGCTGTGGTTCGTCGTCGTCGACTTCGAGGCCGACCTGGGCGGCGGGACCACGGGCCGTCCCGGCCGGGCGCGTGCGTGGCGGTTCGCCCAGGTGCGCGATGTGACGCCCGACGACGATGCCCCGCGCGCCGACGCCGTCGGACCAGGGTGGCGCGGACCGCCGTCGGACGCCTGGACGAGCTCGATGGGGCGGGCCGAGTACGAGGCCGCGGTGGCGCGCGTGCGCGAGCATGTGCGTGACGGGGACGTGTACCAGGCGAACGTCTGCCGGGTGCTGTCGGCCCCGCTGCCCGCAGGCGTCGCCGGCGCGGGGTCCCCTGAGCCCGACGCCGCAGCTCTCGCACGCGTGCTCGGTGCGGGGAACCCCGCACCGTACGCGGCTGCGATCCACGTTCCTGCAGGCGGCGACGTCGAGCCGGTGTGGGTGGTGTCGGCGTCGCCCGAGCTGTACCTCCGGCTGCAGGACGGAACCGTGGAGTCCGGGCCGATCAAGGGCACCGCGCGCACCCCCGACGGGCTGAGCGACAAGGACTACGCCGAGAACGTGATGATCACGGACCTGGTGCGCAACGACCTGCAGCACGTGTGCCGCCCGGGGACGGTGGAGGTCACCGACCTGTGCGCCGTCGAGGCGCACCCCGGGCTGGTGCACCTCGTCTCGCGCGTCCGGGGCGTGCTCAGCGCCCCCGACGCCCCCGACCTGTGGGCGCACCTCCTCGCAGGGACGTTCCCGCCCGGATCGGTGTCGGGGGCGCCCAAGTCGAGCGCGCTGCGCATCATCCGCGCCCTGGAGCCGGTGCCGCGCGGGCCGTACTGCGGCGCCGTCGGCTGGGTGGACGGGGATGCCGGGACGGCCGAGCTCGCCGTCGGGATCCGCACGTTCTGGTGGGAGCACGGGATGCTCCGGTTCGGCACCGGAGCAGGCATCACCTGGGGCAGCGACCCCGCCGCCGAGTGGCATGAGACCGAGCTCAAGGCCGCCCGCCTCGTCGGGCTGGCCAGCGGCCCGGGCACCGCTCGCGTCCGCTCCGATGACTCGACGTCCCCGTCGTCGTCGGACCGGACATGA
- a CDS encoding DUF2277 domain-containing protein: protein MCRNITTLRGLEPPATDEEIRAAAEQFVRKVTGVQSSAAATTREPCERATEQIAAIIDALLTELPERKVPPKTVPPLRREEVKARIAARMREREEHERMHELGIAHTH, encoded by the coding sequence ATGTGCCGCAACATCACCACCCTGCGCGGGCTCGAACCGCCCGCCACCGACGAGGAGATCCGCGCCGCGGCGGAGCAGTTCGTCCGCAAGGTCACCGGGGTGCAGTCCAGCGCCGCCGCCACGACCCGCGAACCGTGCGAGCGCGCCACCGAGCAGATCGCCGCGATCATCGACGCCCTGCTCACCGAGCTGCCCGAGCGGAAGGTGCCGCCCAAGACGGTGCCGCCGCTGCGCCGCGAGGAGGTCAAGGCCCGTATCGCCGCGCGCATGCGCGAACGCGAGGAGCACGAGCGGATGCACGAGCTCGGTATCGCGCACACCCACTGA
- a CDS encoding PPK2 family polyphosphate kinase, producing MSGRHSKHDLETTPDDKLLRKLEAKWEDSPTRVLRWHKGLDVRGLDCNSAPGWDGDKDDGGALVAAHAEELSELQERLFADGRSGGSRSVLLVLQGLDTSGKGGIVRHVVGLVDPQGVQHRAFGVPTAEEASHGYLWRIRNALPRPGYIGVFDRSHYEQVLVVRVEGLEPEETWRAHYDEINAFEAEVAAAGTTIVKVALIVSKDEQKARLTERLERPDKYWKYNPGDLTTRARFGDYLDAYQELFEKTSTDVAPWHVVPADKKWYSRLAVTELLLGALRSLDLGWPPADFDVEEQQRLLAET from the coding sequence ATGAGCGGACGGCACAGCAAGCACGACCTGGAGACCACGCCCGACGACAAGCTGCTGCGCAAGCTCGAGGCGAAGTGGGAGGACTCCCCCACCCGGGTCCTGCGCTGGCACAAGGGCCTCGACGTCCGCGGGCTCGACTGCAACTCCGCGCCCGGCTGGGACGGGGACAAGGACGACGGCGGGGCGCTCGTCGCCGCGCACGCCGAGGAGCTCAGCGAGCTCCAGGAACGGCTGTTCGCGGACGGTCGCTCCGGGGGCAGCCGGTCGGTGCTGCTGGTCCTGCAGGGCCTCGACACGTCCGGCAAGGGCGGCATCGTGCGGCACGTCGTCGGGCTCGTGGACCCGCAGGGAGTGCAGCACCGCGCGTTCGGCGTGCCCACCGCGGAGGAGGCGTCCCACGGCTACCTGTGGCGCATCCGCAACGCCCTGCCCCGGCCCGGGTACATCGGCGTGTTCGACCGGTCCCACTACGAGCAGGTGCTCGTGGTCCGCGTCGAAGGGCTCGAACCGGAGGAGACGTGGCGGGCCCACTACGACGAGATCAACGCCTTCGAGGCCGAGGTCGCCGCCGCGGGCACCACGATCGTCAAGGTCGCGCTGATCGTGTCCAAGGACGAGCAGAAGGCACGCCTGACCGAGCGGCTCGAACGGCCCGACAAGTACTGGAAGTACAACCCCGGCGACCTGACGACGCGCGCCCGGTTCGGCGACTACCTCGACGCCTACCAGGAGCTGTTCGAGAAGACCTCGACCGACGTCGCCCCGTGGCACGTGGTGCCCGCCGACAAGAAGTGGTACTCACGCCTCGCCGTCACCGAGCTGCTGCTGGGCGCGCTGCGCTCCCTCGACCTGGGCTGGCCGCCTGCCGACTTCGACGTCGAGGAGCAGCAGCGCCTGCTCGCGGAAACCTGA
- the zapE gene encoding cell division protein ZapE — protein MTSATVDPADTRVNAPASLTTVRPTASPQRLLADLVPPRHFADARFGTYRANPDFPSQGATLARLQEVAHAIAHPPRRGIFSRKTHAAPAVYLDGGFGVGKTHLLASLAHAVTADGPDGADQIAYGTFVEYTNLVGALGFQNTVAALAAKKLVCIDEFELDDAGDTTLMSRLLRELTDRGVALAATSNTLPEALGEGRFAAEDFLREIQALASRFEVMRVDGDDYRHRAVVTDSRPLPADVVGAYAATRPDATCDRFGDLLDHLATVHPSRYGALLDGVGLVALTDVRPVTRQEVALRLVVLVDRLYDNDVPVLLAGTGEDALFTPEMLRGGYRKKYYRALSRLGALAEDGRALVSAG, from the coding sequence GTGACGAGCGCCACGGTCGACCCTGCCGACACCCGAGTGAACGCCCCCGCGTCGCTCACCACCGTGCGGCCGACGGCCTCCCCGCAGCGACTCCTGGCCGACCTCGTACCTCCGCGCCACTTCGCCGACGCCCGCTTCGGCACCTACCGCGCCAACCCCGACTTCCCCAGCCAGGGCGCCACGCTCGCCCGGCTCCAGGAGGTCGCGCACGCGATCGCGCACCCGCCCCGTCGCGGCATCTTCAGCCGCAAGACGCATGCTGCCCCCGCCGTCTACCTCGACGGCGGCTTCGGCGTCGGCAAGACGCACCTGCTCGCCTCGCTCGCCCACGCCGTCACCGCCGACGGCCCCGACGGCGCCGACCAGATCGCCTACGGCACCTTCGTCGAGTACACCAACCTGGTCGGCGCGCTCGGCTTCCAGAACACCGTGGCCGCCCTCGCCGCCAAGAAGCTCGTCTGCATCGACGAGTTCGAGCTCGACGACGCCGGCGACACCACCCTCATGAGCCGCCTGCTGCGCGAGCTCACCGACCGCGGCGTCGCGCTCGCGGCCACCAGCAACACCCTGCCCGAGGCGCTGGGGGAGGGGCGGTTCGCCGCCGAGGACTTCCTGCGCGAGATCCAGGCGTTGGCGTCCCGTTTCGAGGTGATGCGCGTCGACGGCGACGACTACCGCCACCGCGCCGTCGTCACCGACTCCCGGCCGCTGCCCGCCGACGTCGTCGGGGCGTACGCGGCCACCCGTCCGGACGCCACCTGCGACCGGTTCGGGGACCTGCTCGACCACCTCGCCACCGTGCACCCCAGCCGGTACGGGGCCCTGCTCGACGGCGTCGGGCTCGTGGCGCTCACGGACGTGCGGCCGGTGACACGGCAGGAGGTCGCGCTGCGGCTCGTCGTGCTGGTGGACCGGCTGTACGACAACGACGTGCCCGTGCTGCTCGCGGGCACCGGCGAGGACGCGCTGTTCACCCCGGAGATGCTGCGCGGCGGGTACCGCAAGAAGTACTACCGCGCGCTGTCGCGACTCGGCGCGCTGGCCGAGGACGGGCGCGCGCTCGTCTCCGCCGGCTGA
- a CDS encoding dihydrofolate reductase family protein: MVLPTLNLIVPASRIVPPDDGEADLVALYEHAPGALRANMIATVDGGAWGPDHVSGSINDDADWRVFRVQRALADVVVVGAGTARAEQYTQLGRPDGLAHLRAAPLELALVTRSGDVPPLLVQADRLPYVITGARGAAAAQAALPADRVIVVPATGRDGDGGDEDRDVDRGDVDLAAGLSALAALGLRRVLCEGGPHLLADLLAAGLVDELCVTTSPRLVGPGPSRIVAGEGPASGASAAPAGARLAHLLHEPAAGTLLARWLLRAGDDGSATGEAGG, encoded by the coding sequence ATGGTGCTGCCCACGCTGAACCTGATCGTCCCGGCGTCGAGGATCGTCCCGCCCGACGACGGCGAGGCGGACCTGGTGGCCCTCTACGAGCATGCGCCGGGGGCGCTCCGGGCCAACATGATCGCCACCGTGGACGGTGGGGCGTGGGGACCGGACCACGTCTCAGGGTCGATCAACGACGACGCCGACTGGCGGGTGTTCCGGGTGCAACGGGCGCTGGCCGACGTCGTCGTCGTGGGTGCCGGGACGGCCCGGGCGGAGCAGTACACGCAGCTCGGCCGCCCGGACGGGCTGGCGCACCTGCGTGCGGCACCGCTGGAGCTTGCGCTCGTCACGCGCAGCGGGGACGTGCCGCCGCTGCTGGTCCAGGCGGACCGGCTGCCGTACGTGATCACGGGGGCGCGGGGCGCGGCCGCGGCGCAGGCGGCGCTGCCCGCGGACCGGGTGATCGTGGTGCCCGCGACGGGCCGGGACGGCGACGGCGGTGACGAGGACCGTGACGTCGACCGCGGGGACGTCGATCTTGCCGCGGGGCTGTCGGCGTTGGCCGCGCTCGGGCTGCGGCGGGTGCTGTGCGAGGGCGGCCCGCACCTGCTGGCGGACCTGCTGGCGGCGGGCCTGGTCGACGAGCTCTGCGTCACGACCTCCCCGCGGCTGGTCGGCCCTGGCCCCAGCCGGATCGTTGCCGGCGAAGGTCCGGCGAGCGGCGCGTCGGCGGCGCCGGCGGGTGCCCGGCTCGCCCACCTGCTGCACGAGCCTGCCGCGGGCACGCTGCTGGCGCGCTGGCTCCTGCGGGCCGGCGATGACGGGTCGGCGACGGGTGAGGCCGGCGGTTGA